The Myxococcus virescens DNA window CGCGCGCAAGAGGGCACCGGGTGCGGGTCCTCAACCCACTCCGCGTGCAGATGCACCTCGATGGGCGCAGCGCCACGCTCTACTACGGCCGCAAGAAGCTGGCGCCCACGGACGTCGTCCTCCCTCGCATCGCCCAGTCCATCAGCAACTATGGCCTGGCCGTGGTGAATCAGTTCGGCCTGGCGCGGGTCTCGCTCGTCAACCACGCGCAGGCCATCGCGCAGTCGCGCAACAAGATGCGCTCGCTGCAATTGCTCTCGGCGCACGGCATCGACATTCCGTCGACAGTGATGGCGCGCGACGCGGCTCACCTCAAGGAGATGGTGGGCTTGCTGGGCGGCGTGCCCGTCCTCGTCAAACTGCTGCAAGGGCAGGAGAAGCACGGCGTCATGGTGTGCGAGAGCCTCCAGTCGCTGGAGGCCGCGCTCGAGGCCGTCCTGGGGCTAGGGCACAACCTCGTGATGCAGGAGTACGTGAAGAGCACGGGCATCGATGTCCGCGTGCTCGTTGTGGGGGGGCACGCAGTGGCCGCGGTTCGTCGCCGCCCGCGCCCGGGGCGCCTGGCGCACACCCTCATCAAGGGGGCCCGGCTGGAGGCGCACGAGCTGTCACCCGCCCAGCGAGCCACCGCGGAGAAGGCCACCCGGCTCATCGGGCTCGAAGTGGCGGCGGTGGACCTGCTCGACGTGCAGGGCCAACCCAAGGTCTTCGAGGTGAACAGCTCCCCCGCGCTTCCTGAAATGGAGGCGGTGACGGGCGTGGACCTGGCCTCGCTCATCATCATCCGCGCGGAAGCGCTCGTGGCGGGGGAGCCGCCCGTGTCCATGCCGGACCTGTCGCCTCCGTCGGCCCTGCCTGCGTCATCCGAGCCCGCCCAGCACCCCGTGGACCGGAAGGGCACGGGACGCCGCGCTCGGACCGGCGAAGGCGGCGCGTGAAGAGAAAGACGGCCCCCGCTGTCTCAAGCGTGATACGCACCCATCGTTTCCAGGAGACGCCCATGCTTCGTCGCCAACGCCTTTCCTCCCTCGCCGCCCTGCTGGCGGCAGTGACCTGCTCCGCGCCCGTACTGGCCGCGGATGTGGATCCGGCCTCGCTGTATGAGGTCTCCACCGAGGGGACCTCGACCCAGGTCAAGGCGGGAGAGAAGGGGACCTTCGTCCTCGCCATCAAGACGAAGGCGGGCGCCCATGTCTCCGACGAGGCGCCGTTGAAGCTTGAGGTGAAGGGGAGCCAGTTGACTCCAGCCAAGGAGAAGCTGGTCCTGGCGGACTCCGTGGCGAAGAAGGCCGAGGGGCAAGCCTTCGCGGACCCTCGCTTCGAGGTCCCCTTCACGACGGCCGCCGCGGGCAAGGGCTCCGTGGACGCGAAGCTCGTCTTCTTCATCTGCACGGAGAAGATCTGCGCACGTCAGCAGAAGACCTTCTCCCTTCCTGTCGAGGTCCTCTGAGTGTCCATGCGTGAGCGTTCTTCCAAGGGCGGCCGCGGTGAGCGCGGGAGCGAAGAATCCCCCCTGCGCGCCAGCCGGGGCGAGCGCGGAGGCGGCGAAGCCTCCCGTTTCGTCTACGGGGTGAACCCTGTCCTGGCGGCCCTTCGGGCCCGTCCGGACGAGGTGGAGCGCTTGTTCCTGGTGGAGGGGCAGCTCGGCGCTCGAGCGGCGGGAGAGCTGCTCAGCCGGGCTCGCGAGTTCGGCATTCGCGTGGAGAAGGTGACGCGCGAGCGCCTGGGCACGCTGGCGGAGGGCGGCGTTCACCAGGGCGTGGTGGTCGAGCTGCGCGGCTTCAAGTACGCGGAGCTGGAGGACCTCCTGGAGGCCGCGAAGGCACTGGGACAGCCTCCCCTGGTGGTCGTGCTGGACGGAATCCAGGACCCGCACAACCTGGGAGCCATCATCCGCTCCGCGGATGCGCTGGGGGCCCACGGCGTGGTGATTGCCAAGGACCGGGCGGTGCAGGTGACGGGCACCGTGGCCAAGGCGTCCGCCGGGGCCGTGGAGCACAGCCGCATCGCGCGGGTGGTGAACATCTCCCGGGCCCTGGAGGAACTGAAGGAAGCCGGCCTGTGGGTCGCCGCG harbors:
- the rlmB gene encoding 23S rRNA (guanosine(2251)-2'-O)-methyltransferase RlmB, which codes for MRERSSKGGRGERGSEESPLRASRGERGGGEASRFVYGVNPVLAALRARPDEVERLFLVEGQLGARAAGELLSRAREFGIRVEKVTRERLGTLAEGGVHQGVVVELRGFKYAELEDLLEAAKALGQPPLVVVLDGIQDPHNLGAIIRSADALGAHGVVIAKDRAVQVTGTVAKASAGAVEHSRIARVVNISRALEELKEAGLWVAAADVDAKEPMWSARLDGPLALVVGAEGAGVRDGVLKHCDFRLRIPMAGQVGSLNASVSAGILLYEVARQRGTVSGR
- a CDS encoding ATP-grasp domain-containing protein, encoding MKATILSRSASIPSTRRLVEVARARGHRVRVLNPLRVQMHLDGRSATLYYGRKKLAPTDVVLPRIAQSISNYGLAVVNQFGLARVSLVNHAQAIAQSRNKMRSLQLLSAHGIDIPSTVMARDAAHLKEMVGLLGGVPVLVKLLQGQEKHGVMVCESLQSLEAALEAVLGLGHNLVMQEYVKSTGIDVRVLVVGGHAVAAVRRRPRPGRLAHTLIKGARLEAHELSPAQRATAEKATRLIGLEVAAVDLLDVQGQPKVFEVNSSPALPEMEAVTGVDLASLIIIRAEALVAGEPPVSMPDLSPPSALPASSEPAQHPVDRKGTGRRARTGEGGA